ACCGCCCCTATTCCGCATGGGGGGAACACGGTGGAACGCGCGGGAACATGGGGGAACGCGCCCCGCCGCCCGCCCGGGCCGGGGCGGACACGCGCCGACGGCGTTCCGCGGGCGGCCCGGTGGTCCGAACGCCGCCCGCGGCTCCGCCCGCCGCCCTCGCGGCCGGGCTGGACGCGGCCGGTCGCCGCAGGTGGCGGCGGGTGGGGCCCGTGCGCCGCGAGGCCCTCGGCCGTGCCTGGCCCGTGCCCCGGCCGGGCCCGCGCTGCTACTGTGACCTCGCGACACGACAGGCAACAGACGCCGGGGGCTGGCGTGTTATCGCTCCCGCCACGAGCGGCGGGGCCGGGGAGGACATTCATGGCGACGCGACGCACTCCGCTGCCGGGCGTCGGCACGCAGTACGACATGACCACGCGCGACGGGCGGCACATCTCCGTCGTGGCCCACGAGGACGGCAGGCGGTTCCTCGCCTTCTACTCCCCCGAGGACCCCGACGCCTGCCAGGGCACCGTGCCGCTGGACGCCGAGGAGGCCGCGCGCCTGGCCGCGATCATCGCGCCGGACCGCGCGGAGCACCGGCTGCCGGGCACCGAGTTCGACCTGGACCTGGTGACCGAACGCATCACCGTCGGGCTCGGCTCCCCCTACCGGGGCCGCCCGATGGGCGACACGAGGGCCCGCACCCGCACCGGGGCCTCGATCGTCGCGGTCCTGCGCAGGACCGGCGCCCACCCCTCCCCCGGGCCCGACCACCGGCTCGAAGCAGGCGACACGCTGCTGGTCGTCGGCACCCGGGAGGGCGTCGACGACCTGGCCGACATCATCGCGGGCTCGTGAGGCGCCGCCGGGCGCCACGTCCCGCACGGCGCGGCGCGCCCCGGCGGCCGGGCGGCGCGCCCCGCAGGCCCAACGGAAAGGTGCGGTGACCGTGCACGACACCACGACCATGCTGATCGAACTCGGGGCCGTCGTGCTCGGCCTCGGCCTCGTGGGGCGGCTGGCCGGCCGGCTGGGTCTGTCGCCGATCCCGCTCTACCTGCTGGCGGGCCTGGCGTTCGGGCACGGCGGCCTGCTGCCGCTGTCCACCACCGAGGGCTTCATCGAGGTCGGCGCGGAGATCGGCGTCATCCTGCTGCTGCTCATGCTCGGCCTTGAGTACAGCCCGACGGAGCTGGTCGACAGCCTGCGCACCCAGTACCCGTCCGGCGTGGTCGACCTCGTGCTGAACGCGACGCCAGGCGCCGTGGCGGGACTGCTGCTCGGCTGGGGTCCCGTGGGCGCGCTCGCCCTCGCGGGCGTCACCTACATATCGTCCTCGGGCGTCATCGCGAAGGTGCTCACCGACCTCAACCGGCTGGGCAACCGCGAGACGCCCGTCGTGCTCGGCATCCTCGTCATCGAGGACCTGGCGATGGCCGTCTACCTGCCGGTGCTCTCCACCGTGCTGGCCGGGGTCGGCCTCGCGAGCGGCAGCGTCACGCTGGCCATCGCGCTCGCCACGGCGG
Above is a genomic segment from Streptomyces marincola containing:
- a CDS encoding cation:proton antiporter regulatory subunit, producing the protein MATRRTPLPGVGTQYDMTTRDGRHISVVAHEDGRRFLAFYSPEDPDACQGTVPLDAEEAARLAAIIAPDRAEHRLPGTEFDLDLVTERITVGLGSPYRGRPMGDTRARTRTGASIVAVLRRTGAHPSPGPDHRLEAGDTLLVVGTREGVDDLADIIAGS